Proteins encoded by one window of Arachis ipaensis cultivar K30076 chromosome B04, Araip1.1, whole genome shotgun sequence:
- the LOC107637170 gene encoding uncharacterized protein LOC107637170, whose amino-acid sequence MKEHREDTIVWKFDKKGVFSTSSFLQVIQSETLTDEITSYSFTSAIWRSVVPPRVELFGWFVLVGRVNTKERLSRLGVIPNSDNVCVLCKKEIESVQHLFLLCEVTWKQEQKKWLTEFFAVIWNILWERNDRIFRNKEAGVEEIQSRTVYETNIQY is encoded by the exons ATGAAAGAACATCGGGAAGATACTATTGTGTGGAAGTTTGATAAGAAGGGTGTCTTCTCTACTAGTTCCTTTCTGCAGGTCATTCAATCGGAAACTCTGACAGATGAAATCACAAGCTATAGCTTCACCAGTGCGATTTGGAGAAGCGTGGTACCTCCGAGAGTGGAGCTATTTGGATGGTTTGTGCTAGTTGGTAGAGTTAACACCAAGGAGCGGTTGAGCAGATTGGGGGTTATTCCTAATAGTGATAATGTCTGTGTTTTATGTAAAAAGGAGATAGAATCTGTGCAACACTTATTTCTTCTGTGTGAGGTTACATG GAAACAAGAGCAGAAGAAGTGGCTGACTGAATTTTTTGCAGTGATCTGGAACATCTTGTGGGAACGGAACGATAGAATATTCAGGAATAAAGAAGCAGGTGTGGAGGAAATACAAAGCAGGACG GTATACGAGACTAATATTCAATAttaa
- the LOC107637171 gene encoding F-box protein CPR30-like, with amino-acid sequence MGNLITKHIRKQSSLEKKYKGMNDVLPLDVIRRIFLRLLAKELFCLTCVSKFWHSLISDRDFVESHLNHSSVAPFYSCLFVNFFFVGYFVDIDTLAFKELFLPFSRKKRSLDFRVLGSCREFILLNRFSHFLIVWNPLTESSKRISYSHVVSRSKIPGLNFHDHAILFGFGYDAFQDDYLVVLAWDNGKNSQLHVDCFSLRTNSWINFDAVLPKPFGHKMWQSRGLFLHGAIHWLTCYAAYMNAILIFDLKERSFSKTSVPVKHYNGYSDLTLLGGCLALF; translated from the coding sequence ATGGGGAACCTAATTACAAAGCACATAAGAAAGCAATCGAGCCTGGAAAAGAAGTACAAGGGGATGAACGACGTCCTCCCTCTTGATGTCATTCGGCGAATTTTTTTGAGACTTCTCGCTAAAGAGTTGTTTTGCCTCACATGCGTCTCCAAATTTTGGCACTCTCTCATATCCGATCGAGATTTTGTAGAATCTCATCTTAACCATTCTTCTGTAGCACCCTTTTATTCATGCCTTTTCGTAAATTTTTTCTTTGTGGGTTACTTTGTTGACATAGACACACTAGCATTCAAAGAGCTATTTCTCCCTTTTAGCAGGAAGAAGCGATCTTTAGATTTTAGAGTCTTGGGATCCTGCAGAGAATTTATTCTCTTAAACCGGTTCTCACATTTTCTTATAGTATGGAACCCTCTCACCGAATCCAGCAAAAGAATATCTTACTCTCATGTCGTTTCTCGTAGTAAGATCCCGGGCCTTAATTTTCACGATCATGCAATTCTCTTTGGATTTGGTTATGATGCGTTTCAGGATGACTATTTGGTAGTTTTAGCTTGGGATAATGGAAAGAACTCCCAACTCCACGTAGATTGCTTTTCGTTGAGAACCAATTCATGGATTAATTTCGATGCAGTACTCCCCAAACCCTTTGGTCACAAAATGTGGCAATCTCGTGGTTTATTCTTACATGGCGCTATTCATTGGTTGACTTGCTATGCTGCTTACATGAATGCTATTCTTATCTTTGATTTGAAGGAAAGGAGTTTCTCAAAGACATCTGTACCGGTAAAGCATTATAACGGGTACTCCGATCTCACCCTATTAGGagggtgcctagccttattttaA